From one Panulirus ornatus isolate Po-2019 chromosome 11, ASM3632096v1, whole genome shotgun sequence genomic stretch:
- the bcn92 gene encoding LYR motif-containing protein 4, with product MSVGKREVLSLYKALLRESQKFSSYNYREYALRRVRDGFKAGRNLTEAEDQHRELQIAKESLAVIKRQVVIGQLYRSPNLIIEK from the exons ATGTCGGTGGGAAAACGTGAAGTTCTATCTCTCTATAAAGCTCTGTTACGAGAGAGCCAGAAGTTTTCTTCGTATAATTATAG AGAGTATGCACTTCGAAGAGTTCGTGATGGTTTTAAGGCAGGAAGAAATCTCACAGAAGCTGAGGACCAGCATAGAGAATTACAGATAGCAAAGGAGTCATTAGCAGTTATTAAGAGACAG GTTGTGATTGGACAGCTGTATAGATCTCCAAACCTAATAATTGAGAAGTAG